A stretch of the Thiohalospira halophila DSM 15071 genome encodes the following:
- a CDS encoding ElyC/SanA/YdcF family protein encodes MAQFVASFLLPVSLVALLGLVGAFLAWRGRGRAGALVMVGAVALLLALGSRPVSGWLVAPLERAYPPVTETERLAGIEYVMVLGAGHDPEPGLPVTAQLPATATARLVEGIRLQRALPGSRLVLSGGGEPAPSAVTSGAVARALGVAAEDLVLLPGTVNTRDEAVRAAAELDSRRLVLVTSASHMPRAMALFQGAGLDPVAAPTRYRAPREADRWRARYLRPQARGLHTSERAFYEYLGLAWSWLRGDLD; translated from the coding sequence ATGGCCCAGTTCGTTGCATCCTTTCTGCTACCGGTCTCCCTGGTAGCCCTGCTGGGGCTGGTCGGGGCGTTCCTGGCCTGGCGCGGCCGGGGCCGGGCGGGTGCGCTGGTAATGGTGGGTGCGGTGGCTCTGCTGCTGGCGCTGGGCTCCCGGCCCGTTTCCGGGTGGCTGGTGGCGCCGCTGGAGCGCGCCTATCCGCCGGTAACTGAGACCGAGCGATTGGCCGGTATCGAGTACGTCATGGTCCTGGGGGCGGGCCACGATCCCGAGCCGGGGCTGCCGGTGACCGCGCAGCTCCCGGCCACCGCTACGGCCCGCCTGGTGGAGGGGATACGGCTGCAGCGTGCCCTGCCGGGGAGTCGTCTGGTCCTGTCCGGAGGCGGTGAGCCGGCACCCAGCGCGGTTACCAGCGGGGCAGTGGCCCGGGCGCTGGGAGTCGCGGCGGAGGACCTGGTGCTTCTGCCGGGAACGGTGAATACCCGGGACGAGGCGGTCCGGGCGGCGGCGGAACTGGACAGCCGGCGCCTGGTGCTGGTGACCTCGGCCTCGCACATGCCCCGGGCCATGGCCCTTTTCCAGGGAGCCGGACTGGACCCCGTGGCCGCGCCCACCCGCTATCGGGCCCCGCGGGAGGCGGATCGCTGGCGGGCACGCTATCTGCGCCCCCAGGCCCGTGGGCTGCATACCAGCGAGCGCGCCTTCTACGAATATCTCGGGCTGGCCTGGTCCTGGCTGCGCGGGGATCTCGATTGA
- the galE gene encoding UDP-glucose 4-epimerase GalE, translated as MTILVTGGTGYIGSHTCVELMEAGHDVVVVDNFSNSHREVAGRVEQITGHPLPVFELDLRNRDALTALFSAHRIDAVIHFAGLKAVGESVAMPLTYFDANIGSTLVLAEVMAEFGVKNLVFSSSATVYGDPDELPIPETAPLKRPTNPYGRSKLFIEESLRDLRVADPDWRVGLLRYFNPVGAHPSGLIGEDPLGMPNNLMPIVAATAVGRRESVSVFGDDYPTADGTGVRDYIHVVDLARAHVAALDYLRNQPRGEELTVNLGTGRGYSVLEVIRAFETASGRPVPCTMAERRPGDVAACYADPGLAHRLLGWRAEFGLDRMCEDVWRWQSQHPDGLQRVQEATSEQPLSAVSA; from the coding sequence GTGACCATCCTCGTTACCGGCGGTACCGGCTACATCGGCTCCCACACCTGCGTGGAACTGATGGAGGCAGGGCACGACGTGGTGGTAGTGGACAACTTCAGCAACTCCCACCGGGAGGTGGCCGGTCGCGTGGAGCAGATCACGGGCCACCCCCTGCCGGTGTTCGAGCTGGACCTACGTAACCGTGACGCCCTCACCGCCCTCTTCTCCGCCCACCGCATCGACGCCGTCATCCACTTCGCCGGCCTCAAGGCGGTGGGGGAATCGGTCGCGATGCCGCTGACCTATTTCGATGCCAACATCGGCTCCACCCTGGTCCTCGCCGAGGTCATGGCGGAGTTCGGCGTCAAGAATCTGGTCTTCTCCTCCTCGGCCACCGTCTACGGCGACCCCGACGAGCTCCCCATTCCGGAGACCGCGCCGCTGAAGCGGCCCACCAACCCCTACGGCCGCTCCAAGCTCTTCATCGAGGAGAGCCTGCGCGATCTGCGCGTGGCCGACCCCGACTGGCGGGTGGGGCTGCTGCGCTACTTCAATCCGGTCGGCGCCCATCCCAGCGGCCTCATCGGCGAGGACCCCCTGGGGATGCCCAACAACCTCATGCCCATCGTCGCGGCCACCGCCGTGGGCCGGCGGGAGTCGGTAAGCGTCTTCGGAGATGACTACCCTACCGCCGACGGCACCGGGGTCCGCGACTACATCCACGTGGTCGACCTCGCCCGCGCCCACGTCGCCGCCCTGGACTACCTCCGCAACCAACCCCGCGGCGAGGAGCTGACGGTGAACCTGGGTACCGGCCGCGGCTACTCGGTGCTGGAGGTCATTCGCGCCTTCGAGACGGCCAGCGGCCGGCCCGTCCCCTGCACCATGGCCGAGCGCCGTCCGGGGGATGTTGCCGCCTGCTACGCCGATCCCGGCCTGGCCCACCGGCTCCTGGGCTGGCGTGCGGAATTCGGACTGGACCGGATGTGCGAGGACGTATGGCGCTGGCAGTCGCAGCATCCCGACGGCCTGCAGCGCGTCCAGGAAGCGACCTCGGAGCAGCCGCTATCGGCGGTCTCGGCCTAG
- the truD gene encoding tRNA pseudouridine(13) synthase TruD: MSGEGEALLGPRALGEPPVTATLRAEPADFRVDEVLGFEPDGSGQHAWLRIEKTGTNTEWLGKQLARAAGLPPRAVSWSGRKDRHAITTQWYSLDLAGRPEPDWAAALPEGVRLLVATRHGRKLRRGTHAANRFELRLREVAGDTDALAARAAEVARRGVPNYFGPQRFGRDGDNVAAARAWLAGGERRGPRDILLSAARSWLFNRILAARVAAGEWEATRTEEPVLLAGSGSFFVPEAGDADVRDRLARGDLHPSGPLWGRGGAPITEAERALVADAEDLTAGLEQAGLKAERRALRLMVPDLEAAEEEAGTWRMAFSLPRGAFATTVVRELAETDAAL; the protein is encoded by the coding sequence GTGAGCGGGGAGGGCGAGGCGCTCCTCGGCCCCCGCGCCCTGGGCGAGCCGCCGGTGACCGCCACCCTGCGCGCGGAGCCGGCGGATTTCCGGGTGGACGAGGTGCTGGGCTTCGAGCCCGACGGCAGCGGCCAGCACGCCTGGCTGCGGATCGAGAAGACCGGGACCAACACCGAATGGCTGGGCAAGCAGCTCGCCCGCGCCGCCGGCCTGCCGCCCCGGGCGGTGAGCTGGTCCGGTCGCAAGGACCGCCACGCCATCACCACCCAGTGGTACTCCCTGGACCTCGCCGGCCGTCCCGAGCCCGACTGGGCCGCCGCCCTCCCGGAGGGGGTGCGCCTGCTCGTCGCCACCCGCCACGGCCGCAAGCTCCGCCGGGGCACCCACGCCGCCAACCGCTTCGAACTGCGCCTGCGCGAGGTCGCCGGCGATACCGACGCCCTGGCGGCCCGGGCCGCCGAGGTGGCGCGGCGCGGGGTGCCCAACTACTTCGGCCCCCAGCGCTTCGGCCGGGACGGCGACAACGTCGCCGCCGCCCGCGCCTGGCTGGCCGGCGGCGAGCGCCGCGGGCCGCGGGACATCCTCCTCTCCGCCGCCCGCTCCTGGCTCTTCAACCGGATCCTCGCCGCCCGGGTGGCGGCGGGGGAGTGGGAGGCCACGCGTACGGAGGAGCCGGTGCTGCTCGCCGGCAGCGGCAGTTTCTTCGTCCCCGAGGCCGGCGATGCCGATGTCCGCGACCGCCTGGCCCGGGGCGATCTCCACCCCTCCGGCCCGCTCTGGGGCCGGGGCGGGGCACCCATCACCGAGGCCGAGCGCGCCCTGGTGGCCGATGCCGAGGATCTCACGGCAGGCCTGGAGCAGGCGGGGCTGAAGGCGGAGCGCCGGGCGCTGCGGTTGATGGTCCCCGACCTGGAGGCCGCCGAGGAGGAGGCGGGCACCTGGCGGATGGCCTTTTCGCTACCCCGGGGCGCCTTCGCCACCACCGTGGTCCGGGAGCTGGCGGAGACCGACGCCGCGCTCTGA
- the ispF gene encoding 2-C-methyl-D-erythritol 2,4-cyclodiphosphate synthase — MRIGHGFDVHRFGEGDHVVLGGVTIPHERGLVAHSDGDVLLHALCDALLGAAGLGDIGRHFPDDDPAWAGADSRQLLRHCRDAVAAAGWLPVNVDTTLIAQRPRIGPHVEAMAANIAADLGLAAGAANVKATTTERLGYTGREEGVAAHAVALLGPA; from the coding sequence ATGCGCATCGGCCACGGCTTCGACGTCCACCGCTTCGGCGAGGGCGACCACGTGGTCCTGGGCGGGGTTACCATCCCCCATGAACGGGGCCTGGTGGCCCACTCCGACGGTGATGTACTCCTCCACGCCCTCTGCGATGCCCTCCTGGGTGCCGCCGGGCTCGGCGACATCGGCCGCCACTTCCCCGATGACGATCCGGCCTGGGCCGGCGCCGACAGCCGGCAGCTCCTGCGCCACTGCCGGGATGCCGTGGCGGCGGCCGGCTGGCTGCCGGTGAACGTCGACACTACCCTCATCGCCCAGCGCCCCCGGATCGGCCCTCACGTCGAGGCCATGGCGGCCAACATCGCCGCCGACCTGGGGCTGGCCGCCGGGGCGGCCAACGTCAAGGCGACCACCACTGAACGGCTGGGCTATACCGGCCGGGAGGAGGGCGTCGCCGCCCACGCTGTCGCCCTGCTGGGGCCGGCGTGA
- the ispD gene encoding 2-C-methyl-D-erythritol 4-phosphate cytidylyltransferase — protein sequence MGSATPKQYLEIHGRAVLHHTVARLAAQPGLRGIVIAVDAADERFDALAADLPGPVHRVTGGAERADSVLAALDHLAGHAAADDWVLVHDAARPCLRTDDLDHLLTTLADEPVGGLLGIPVVDTVKHADTDGVVDATVDRSGLWRALTPQMFRLGPLRTALGEALAAGVPVTDEASAVEWAGHRPRMVEGSADNVKITRPEDLALAALYLGHQQETA from the coding sequence ATGGGCTCCGCCACCCCCAAGCAGTACCTGGAGATCCACGGCCGGGCCGTGCTCCACCACACGGTGGCCCGCCTGGCCGCCCAGCCCGGTCTGCGCGGGATCGTCATCGCCGTGGATGCCGCCGATGAGCGCTTCGACGCCCTGGCCGCCGATCTCCCCGGCCCGGTCCACCGTGTCACCGGCGGGGCGGAGCGGGCCGACTCGGTCCTCGCCGCCCTGGACCACCTGGCCGGCCATGCCGCCGCCGACGACTGGGTCCTGGTCCACGATGCCGCCCGACCCTGTCTGCGGACCGATGACCTCGACCATCTGCTGACCACGCTGGCGGACGAGCCGGTGGGCGGCCTGCTGGGGATCCCGGTGGTGGATACCGTGAAGCATGCGGATACCGACGGCGTGGTGGATGCCACCGTGGACCGCAGCGGCCTCTGGCGGGCACTGACCCCGCAGATGTTCCGGCTGGGCCCGCTGCGGACGGCACTGGGCGAGGCCCTGGCGGCCGGGGTGCCAGTTACCGACGAGGCCTCGGCGGTGGAGTGGGCCGGTCATCGACCGCGGATGGTCGAGGGCTCCGCGGACAACGTGAAGATCACCCGGCCCGAGGACCTGGCCCTGGCCGCCCTCTACCTCGGCCACCAGCAGGAGACGGCGTGA
- the ftsB gene encoding cell division protein FtsB has protein sequence MRWVAGLLALLLVGLQFRLWSDEGGLPEVWRLEAAVAEQGAANAELAERNRALRAEVEDLKRGLDAIEERARSELGMIREGETFFLLVDDK, from the coding sequence ATGCGCTGGGTCGCCGGCCTGCTGGCGCTGCTGCTGGTCGGCCTGCAGTTCCGGCTGTGGTCCGACGAGGGCGGTCTGCCCGAGGTCTGGCGCCTGGAGGCGGCGGTGGCCGAGCAGGGCGCCGCCAATGCCGAGCTGGCCGAGCGTAACCGCGCCCTGCGGGCTGAGGTGGAGGACCTCAAGCGCGGTCTGGACGCCATCGAGGAGCGCGCCCGCAGTGAGCTGGGCATGATCCGGGAGGGCGAGACCTTCTTCCTGCTGGTGGACGACAAGTGA
- the eno gene encoding phosphopyruvate hydratase, translated as MSAPDLTITRITAREILDSRGNPTVEADVTLACGATATASVPSGASTGSREALEMRDGDKSRYLGKGVRNAVANVNGPLAEGITGMDAGDQSALDRRMCDIDGTANKGELGANAILAVSLASARAAAAGRGLPLWQHLADGMPEILPVPMMNILNGGAHAENSVDLQEFMILPVGAPSLAEAVRYGAEVFHALKGVLNARGLATGVGDEGGFAPDLPSNEAALETILEAIEKAGYRPGDDIALGLDVAASEFVEGGRYKLAAENRELDAEGMVGWLQGWVDQYPIVTIEDGLAEDDWEGWKALTEALGRRIQLVGDDLFVTNPAILREGIERGVANSILIKVNQIGTLTETMEAITVAREAGYTAVVSHRSGETEDTFIADLSVATGCGQIKTGSLSRSDRVAKYNQLLRIEEALGAKARYPGRAALAGNGSGNGGR; from the coding sequence ATGAGCGCGCCCGATCTCACGATTACCCGTATCACCGCCCGCGAGATCCTGGACTCCCGGGGCAACCCCACCGTGGAGGCCGACGTCACCCTGGCCTGCGGTGCCACCGCCACCGCCTCGGTCCCCTCCGGCGCCTCCACCGGCAGCCGCGAGGCCCTCGAGATGCGCGACGGCGACAAGTCGCGCTACCTGGGCAAGGGGGTCCGCAACGCCGTGGCCAACGTCAACGGCCCGCTGGCCGAGGGTATCACCGGCATGGATGCCGGCGACCAGTCCGCCCTGGACCGGCGCATGTGCGATATCGACGGGACCGCCAACAAGGGCGAGCTGGGCGCCAACGCCATCCTCGCCGTCTCCCTGGCCTCGGCCCGGGCGGCGGCGGCCGGTCGCGGCCTGCCGCTGTGGCAGCACCTGGCCGACGGCATGCCGGAGATCCTGCCGGTGCCCATGATGAACATCCTCAACGGCGGCGCCCACGCCGAGAACTCCGTGGACCTACAGGAGTTCATGATCCTGCCGGTGGGCGCGCCCAGCCTGGCCGAGGCGGTGCGCTACGGGGCCGAGGTCTTCCACGCCCTCAAGGGCGTGCTCAACGCCCGGGGGCTGGCTACCGGCGTGGGCGATGAGGGCGGCTTTGCCCCGGACCTCCCCTCCAACGAGGCGGCGCTGGAGACCATCCTGGAGGCCATCGAGAAGGCCGGCTACCGCCCGGGCGACGACATCGCCCTGGGGCTGGACGTGGCCGCCAGCGAGTTCGTCGAAGGCGGTCGCTACAAGCTGGCCGCCGAGAACCGAGAGCTGGATGCCGAGGGCATGGTGGGCTGGCTGCAGGGCTGGGTGGACCAGTACCCCATCGTCACCATCGAGGACGGCCTGGCCGAGGACGACTGGGAGGGCTGGAAGGCGCTCACCGAGGCCCTGGGCCGCCGGATCCAGCTGGTGGGGGACGACCTCTTCGTCACCAACCCCGCCATCCTGCGCGAGGGCATCGAGCGCGGCGTGGCCAACTCCATCCTCATCAAGGTCAACCAGATCGGCACCCTCACCGAGACCATGGAGGCCATCACCGTGGCCCGGGAGGCCGGCTACACGGCGGTGGTCTCCCACCGCTCCGGCGAGACCGAGGATACTTTCATCGCCGACCTCTCGGTGGCCACCGGCTGCGGCCAGATCAAGACCGGCTCCCTGTCGCGCTCCGACCGCGTGGCCAAGTACAACCAGCTCCTGCGCATCGAAGAGGCACTGGGGGCCAAGGCCCGCTATCCGGGCCGCGCCGCCCTGGCGGGTAACGGTTCGGGGAACGGGGGCCGCTGA
- the kdsA gene encoding 3-deoxy-8-phosphooctulonate synthase — translation MNLCGFEVGPREPFFLIAGPCVIESEALALETAGQLAEMARAQGIPFIYKSSFDKANRTSAKSYRGPGLEEGLRILQRIRDEMGVPVLTDVHEDTPMAEVAEVVDVLQTPAFLARQTNFIQNVARQGRPVNIKKGQFLAPWDMDNVVAKAREVGNEQVMVCERGVSFGYNTLISDMRGLASMRDTGAPVVFDATHSVQQPGGQGGRSGGQREFVPVLARSAIAAGISGLFMETHPDPERALSDGPNMWPMDKLPALLETLKALDAAVKTAPYAEETLGGL, via the coding sequence ATGAATCTGTGCGGCTTCGAGGTCGGCCCCCGCGAGCCCTTCTTCCTCATCGCCGGGCCCTGCGTCATCGAGAGCGAGGCCCTGGCCCTGGAGACCGCCGGCCAGCTGGCGGAGATGGCCCGGGCGCAGGGGATCCCCTTCATCTACAAGTCCTCCTTCGACAAGGCCAACCGGACCTCGGCCAAGAGCTACCGCGGTCCCGGCCTGGAAGAGGGGCTGCGCATCCTCCAGCGGATCCGGGACGAGATGGGGGTGCCGGTGCTCACCGACGTCCACGAGGATACCCCCATGGCGGAGGTGGCCGAGGTGGTGGACGTCCTGCAGACGCCGGCCTTCCTCGCCCGCCAGACCAACTTCATCCAGAACGTCGCCCGCCAGGGGCGGCCGGTGAATATCAAGAAGGGCCAGTTCCTGGCGCCCTGGGACATGGACAACGTGGTGGCCAAGGCGCGCGAGGTGGGTAATGAGCAGGTGATGGTCTGCGAGCGCGGCGTCTCCTTCGGCTACAACACCCTGATCTCCGACATGCGCGGTCTGGCCAGCATGCGGGATACCGGCGCCCCGGTGGTCTTCGACGCCACCCACTCGGTGCAGCAGCCGGGCGGGCAGGGTGGCCGTTCCGGCGGGCAGCGGGAGTTCGTCCCGGTGCTCGCCCGCTCCGCCATCGCCGCCGGTATCAGCGGCCTGTTCATGGAGACCCACCCGGATCCGGAGCGGGCGCTCTCCGACGGCCCCAACATGTGGCCCATGGACAAGCTGCCGGCGCTGCTGGAGACCCTCAAGGCCCTGGATGCGGCGGTGAAGACCGCCCCCTATGCGGAAGAGACCCTGGGCGGCCTCTGA